A single window of Ictalurus furcatus strain D&B chromosome 3, Billie_1.0, whole genome shotgun sequence DNA harbors:
- the ctnnd1 gene encoding catenin delta-1 isoform X4 yields MLDPGHLVAETVTVEEEPQETIPVISVQTSEDGTTRRTETTVKKVTKTTTTRTVIPSVSDTLSLDGTGSVTGMSGYNAPIDRVYRQPGHMDYPTATVPRNYHYGPPVGYDDYRSGPPSETYASLNRGARMDDRYRPVDGYRTLDSGYRVHGRPQQDPYAAQPQVGRMGSAMEISGLQRFVPEPYGLEDDQRSLGYDEPDYGMGPSMHYSTMPRLGHHAPPPRRTGSYEGTLDVDMSGAGDMYYWGGGAPLAQGERGSMASLDSTLRKGPAPTTWRQPELPEVIAMLNYRLDPVKSNAAAYLQHLTFKNDKVKSEVRRLKGIPALVSMLDNPKKEVHHSACGALKNISYGRDPDNKIAIKNCDGIPALVRLLRKTRDQDLTDTITGTLWNLSSHDSVKMEIVDHALHALSDEVMVPHSGWERGNDGGEESCKPRHLEWETALTNTAGCLRNVSSERSEARRKLRECTGLVDSLMYIVQSQINCKDVDNKLVENSVCLLRNLSYQVHREVPGCERYLETAPVNQGPAPASHKGSCFSSRKGKDEWFSKGKKDDDGTTDLIDIPKRTSPAKGYELLFQPEVVRVYTSLLKESKNPSVLEASAGALQNLCAGRWTYGRYIRAVMRQEKGLPMMTELLSHGNDRVVRAMSGALRNLAIDARNRDLLGRHAIPNLVANLPGGGQSQPVRNLSEETVVSVLSTLAEVVGSSVDAAKILRSSQGIERLVLINKDGNRSDREVRGAGLVLQIVWGFKELRRTLEKDGWKKSDFVVNMNPPSNTRTNGGYEDSSTLPLIDRGGKQDRDRNMIPLNDLRSDSYATLDQRGRRNTLDDTLEPAENDIQGGMYGERRGSMPLLDSYDG; encoded by the exons ATGTTGGACCCAGGTCACCTTGTCGCAGAGACGGTAACAGTGGAGGAGGAACCCCAGGAGACGATACCAGTCATTTCTGTTCAAACTAGTGAAGATGGTACCACACGCCGCACTGAAACCACA gtcaAGAAAGTCACTAAGACCACAACCACTCGCACAGTTATCCCCTCAGTCtctgacacactctctctggATGGCACTGGTTCTGTCACCGGTATGAGCGGTTATAATGCCCCTATAGACCGTGTGTACAGGCAGCCAGGACACATGGACTACCCAACAGCTACAGTCCCTCGAAATTACCACTATGGGCCACCAGTGGGGTATGATGACTACCGCAGTGGCCCACCCTCTGAAACCTATGCCAGCCTCAACCGAGGAGCCCGCATGGATGATCGCTAcag ACCCGTGGATGGCTACCGAACATTGGACTCTGGCTACCGTGTCCACGGCAGGCCCCAGCAGGACCCATACGCTGCCCAACCACAGGTAGGACGCATGGGCAGTGCCATGGAAATCTCTGGCTTACAGCGATTTGTTCCAGAGCCCTATGGACTGGAGGACGACCAGAGGAGTCTGGGATATGATGAGCCGGATTATGGTATGGGGCCCTCTATGCACTACAGTACCATGCCCCGGCTAGGACATCATGCTCCGCCTCCACGCAGGACTGG atcctACGAGGGTACTCTGGATGTGGATATGAGTGGAGCAGGGGATATGTATTATTGGGGTGGCGGAGCTCCTCTGGCTCAGGGAGAAAGGGGTAGCATGGCGTCGCTGGACAGCACACTGCGTAAAGGCCCTGCCCCAACAACATGGAGGCAGCCCGAACTGCCTGAGGTCATCGCTATGCTGAACTATCGTCTGGACCCAGTCAAGAGCAATGCTGCTGCTTACCTTCAACATCTCACGTTTAAAAATGATAAG GTCAAATCAGAAGTAAGGCGCTTGAAGGGCATTCCCGCTCTGGTGTCCATGTTGGACAACCCAAAGAAGGAGGTGCATCACTCCGCCTGCGGAGCTCTGAAGAACATCTCATATGGACGAGACCCTGACAACAAAATTGCCATCAAGAACTGTGATGGAATCCCCGCTCTGGTGCGCCTGCTGAGGAAGACCAGAGATCAAGATCTGACTGATACCATCACAG GTACTCTGTGGAATCTGTCATCTCACGACTCGGTGAAGATGGAGATTGTGGACCATGCGCTCCACGCACTGTCTGATGAAGTGATGGTGCCACACTCGGGCTGGGAGAGAGGGAACgatggaggagaggagagcTGCAAGCCCCGCCACCTGGAATGGGAGACGGCTCTGACCAACACTGCTGGCTGTCTGAG GAATGTGAGCTCGGAGAGGAGCGAGGCCAGGAGGAAATTAAGAGAATGCACTGGCTTGGTTGATTCGCTCATGTACATCGTCCAATCCCAGATTAACTGTAAAGATGTGGACAACAAG TTGGTGGAGAACAGTGTGTGTCTTTTGAGGAATCTATCCTATCAGGTGCATCGAGAAGTGCCAGGTTGTGAGCGTTACCTGGAAACCGCACCTGTCAATCAAGGCCCTGCCCCTGCCAGTCATAAGGGTAGCTGTTTCAGCTCCCGCAAGGGCAAAG ACGAGTGGTTTTCCAAAG ggaaaaaagaTGATGATGGAACCACAGACTTAATTGACATTCCAAAGAGGACTTCACCAGCCAAAG GTTATGAACTGCTTTTCCAGCCAGAGGTGGTTCGAGTGTACACGTCACTGCTGAAGGAGAGCAAGAATCCTTCTGTTCTAGAGGCTTCTGCAGGAGCTCTCCAAAATCTGTGCGCAGGCCGCTGGACC TATGGACGTTATATCAGGGCAGTGATGAGACAGGAGAAAGGATTGCCCATGATGACTGAGCTTTTGAGTCACGGGAACGACCGTGTGGTCCGAGCCATGTCTGGGGCCCTGAGGAACCTGGCTATTGATGCTCGCAACCGGGACCTTCTTG GAAGGCACGCTATACCTAACCTGGTGGCGAACCTGCCGGGTGGTGGACAGAGTCAGCCTGTGCGTAACCTGTCGGAAGAGACCGTGGTTTCGGTGCTCAGCACTCTGGCTGAGGTGGTCGGCTCCAGTGTAGACGCAGCCAAGATCCTGCGCAGCTCACAGGGCATCGAGAGACTTGTGCTCATCAACAAGGATGG TAACCGTTCCGATAGGGAGGTACGTGGCGCCGGCCTGGTGCTGCAGATTGTGTGGGGATTTAAGGAACTGCGGCGCACACTGGAGAAAGACGGCTGGAAGAAATCAGACTTTGTGGTCAACATGAACCCTCCCAGCAACACGCGCACTAACGGAGGCTACGAGGACAGCAGCACCCTGCCACTCATTGACAGAG GAGGAAAgcaggacagagacagaaacatgattccactgaaTGACTTGAGATCAG ACTCCTATGCTACACTGGACCAGAGAGGACGGAGGAACACTTTGGATGACACTCTAGAACCTGCAGAGAATGATATTCAG GGAGGGATGTATGGGGAGAGGCGGGGCTCCATGCCCTTGTTGGACTCTTACGACGGTTAG
- the ctnnd1 gene encoding catenin delta-1 isoform X2, which yields MEQCENAASLLASVREQEMQFERLTRALEEERRSVGPAGTLPRPLPTLQNGRIPGDAELERLKINEGYINGTQYRMLDPGHLVAETVTVEEEPQETIPVISVQTSEDGTTRRTETTVKKVTKTTTTRTVIPSVSDTLSLDGTGSVTGMSGYNAPIDRVYRQPGHMDYPTATVPRNYHYGPPVGYDDYRSGPPSETYASLNRGARMDDRYRPVDGYRTLDSGYRVHGRPQQDPYAAQPQVGRMGSAMEISGLQRFVPEPYGLEDDQRSLGYDEPDYGMGPSMHYSTMPRLGHHAPPPRRTGSYEGTLDVDMSGAGDMYYWGGGAPLAQGERGSMASLDSTLRKGPAPTTWRQPELPEVIAMLNYRLDPVKSNAAAYLQHLTFKNDKVKSEVRRLKGIPALVSMLDNPKKEVHHSACGALKNISYGRDPDNKIAIKNCDGIPALVRLLRKTRDQDLTDTITGTLWNLSSHDSVKMEIVDHALHALSDEVMVPHSGWERGNDGGEESCKPRHLEWETALTNTAGCLRNVSSERSEARRKLRECTGLVDSLMYIVQSQINCKDVDNKLVENSVCLLRNLSYQVHREVPGCERYLETAPVNQGPAPASHKGSCFSSRKGKGKKDDDGTTDLIDIPKRTSPAKGYELLFQPEVVRVYTSLLKESKNPSVLEASAGALQNLCAGRWTYGRYIRAVMRQEKGLPMMTELLSHGNDRVVRAMSGALRNLAIDARNRDLLGRHAIPNLVANLPGGGQSQPVRNLSEETVVSVLSTLAEVVGSSVDAAKILRSSQGIERLVLINKDGNRSDREVRGAGLVLQIVWGFKELRRTLEKDGWKKSDFVVNMNPPSNTRTNGGYEDSSTLPLIDRGGKQDRDRNMIPLNDLRSDSYATLDQRGRRNTLDDTLEPAENDIQGGMYGERRGSMPLLDSYDG from the exons atgGAGCAGTGTGAGAATGCCGCGTCTCTCCTGGCGTCCGTGCGCGAGCAGGAGATGCAGTTTGAGCGTCTGACTCGAGCTCTCGAGGAGGAGCGTAGGAGCGTGGGGCCAGCCGGCACCCTGCCCCGCCCCCTCCCCACGCTGCAG AACGGGCGTATCCCTGGTGATGCAGAGTTAGAGCGTCTCAAAATAAACGAGGGATATATCAACGGGACAcag TACAGGATGTTGGACCCAGGTCACCTTGTCGCAGAGACGGTAACAGTGGAGGAGGAACCCCAGGAGACGATACCAGTCATTTCTGTTCAAACTAGTGAAGATGGTACCACACGCCGCACTGAAACCACA gtcaAGAAAGTCACTAAGACCACAACCACTCGCACAGTTATCCCCTCAGTCtctgacacactctctctggATGGCACTGGTTCTGTCACCGGTATGAGCGGTTATAATGCCCCTATAGACCGTGTGTACAGGCAGCCAGGACACATGGACTACCCAACAGCTACAGTCCCTCGAAATTACCACTATGGGCCACCAGTGGGGTATGATGACTACCGCAGTGGCCCACCCTCTGAAACCTATGCCAGCCTCAACCGAGGAGCCCGCATGGATGATCGCTAcag ACCCGTGGATGGCTACCGAACATTGGACTCTGGCTACCGTGTCCACGGCAGGCCCCAGCAGGACCCATACGCTGCCCAACCACAGGTAGGACGCATGGGCAGTGCCATGGAAATCTCTGGCTTACAGCGATTTGTTCCAGAGCCCTATGGACTGGAGGACGACCAGAGGAGTCTGGGATATGATGAGCCGGATTATGGTATGGGGCCCTCTATGCACTACAGTACCATGCCCCGGCTAGGACATCATGCTCCGCCTCCACGCAGGACTGG atcctACGAGGGTACTCTGGATGTGGATATGAGTGGAGCAGGGGATATGTATTATTGGGGTGGCGGAGCTCCTCTGGCTCAGGGAGAAAGGGGTAGCATGGCGTCGCTGGACAGCACACTGCGTAAAGGCCCTGCCCCAACAACATGGAGGCAGCCCGAACTGCCTGAGGTCATCGCTATGCTGAACTATCGTCTGGACCCAGTCAAGAGCAATGCTGCTGCTTACCTTCAACATCTCACGTTTAAAAATGATAAG GTCAAATCAGAAGTAAGGCGCTTGAAGGGCATTCCCGCTCTGGTGTCCATGTTGGACAACCCAAAGAAGGAGGTGCATCACTCCGCCTGCGGAGCTCTGAAGAACATCTCATATGGACGAGACCCTGACAACAAAATTGCCATCAAGAACTGTGATGGAATCCCCGCTCTGGTGCGCCTGCTGAGGAAGACCAGAGATCAAGATCTGACTGATACCATCACAG GTACTCTGTGGAATCTGTCATCTCACGACTCGGTGAAGATGGAGATTGTGGACCATGCGCTCCACGCACTGTCTGATGAAGTGATGGTGCCACACTCGGGCTGGGAGAGAGGGAACgatggaggagaggagagcTGCAAGCCCCGCCACCTGGAATGGGAGACGGCTCTGACCAACACTGCTGGCTGTCTGAG GAATGTGAGCTCGGAGAGGAGCGAGGCCAGGAGGAAATTAAGAGAATGCACTGGCTTGGTTGATTCGCTCATGTACATCGTCCAATCCCAGATTAACTGTAAAGATGTGGACAACAAG TTGGTGGAGAACAGTGTGTGTCTTTTGAGGAATCTATCCTATCAGGTGCATCGAGAAGTGCCAGGTTGTGAGCGTTACCTGGAAACCGCACCTGTCAATCAAGGCCCTGCCCCTGCCAGTCATAAGGGTAGCTGTTTCAGCTCCCGCAAGGGCAAAG ggaaaaaagaTGATGATGGAACCACAGACTTAATTGACATTCCAAAGAGGACTTCACCAGCCAAAG GTTATGAACTGCTTTTCCAGCCAGAGGTGGTTCGAGTGTACACGTCACTGCTGAAGGAGAGCAAGAATCCTTCTGTTCTAGAGGCTTCTGCAGGAGCTCTCCAAAATCTGTGCGCAGGCCGCTGGACC TATGGACGTTATATCAGGGCAGTGATGAGACAGGAGAAAGGATTGCCCATGATGACTGAGCTTTTGAGTCACGGGAACGACCGTGTGGTCCGAGCCATGTCTGGGGCCCTGAGGAACCTGGCTATTGATGCTCGCAACCGGGACCTTCTTG GAAGGCACGCTATACCTAACCTGGTGGCGAACCTGCCGGGTGGTGGACAGAGTCAGCCTGTGCGTAACCTGTCGGAAGAGACCGTGGTTTCGGTGCTCAGCACTCTGGCTGAGGTGGTCGGCTCCAGTGTAGACGCAGCCAAGATCCTGCGCAGCTCACAGGGCATCGAGAGACTTGTGCTCATCAACAAGGATGG TAACCGTTCCGATAGGGAGGTACGTGGCGCCGGCCTGGTGCTGCAGATTGTGTGGGGATTTAAGGAACTGCGGCGCACACTGGAGAAAGACGGCTGGAAGAAATCAGACTTTGTGGTCAACATGAACCCTCCCAGCAACACGCGCACTAACGGAGGCTACGAGGACAGCAGCACCCTGCCACTCATTGACAGAG GAGGAAAgcaggacagagacagaaacatgattccactgaaTGACTTGAGATCAG ACTCCTATGCTACACTGGACCAGAGAGGACGGAGGAACACTTTGGATGACACTCTAGAACCTGCAGAGAATGATATTCAG GGAGGGATGTATGGGGAGAGGCGGGGCTCCATGCCCTTGTTGGACTCTTACGACGGTTAG
- the ctnnd1 gene encoding catenin delta-1 isoform X3, whose protein sequence is MEQCENAASLLASVREQEMQFERLTRALEEERRSVGPAGTLPRPLPTLQNGRIPGDAELERLKINEGYINGTQYRMLDPGHLVAETVTVEEEPQETIPVISVQTSEDGTTRRTETTVKKVTKTTTTRTVIPSVSDTLSLDGTGSVTGMSGYNAPIDRVYRQPGHMDYPTATVPRNYHYGPPVGYDDYRSGPPSETYASLNRGARMDDRYRPVDGYRTLDSGYRVHGRPQQDPYAAQPQVGRMGSAMEISGLQRFVPEPYGLEDDQRSLGYDEPDYGMGPSMHYSTMPRLGHHAPPPRRTGSYEGTLDVDMSGAGDMYYWGGGAPLAQGERGSMASLDSTLRKGPAPTTWRQPELPEVIAMLNYRLDPVKSNAAAYLQHLTFKNDKVKSEVRRLKGIPALVSMLDNPKKEVHHSACGALKNISYGRDPDNKIAIKNCDGIPALVRLLRKTRDQDLTDTITGTLWNLSSHDSVKMEIVDHALHALSDEVMVPHSGWERGNDGGEESCKPRHLEWETALTNTAGCLRNVSSERSEARRKLRECTGLVDSLMYIVQSQINCKDVDNKLVENSVCLLRNLSYQVHREVPGCERYLETAPVNQGPAPASHKGSCFSSRKGKDEWFSKGKKDDDGTTDLIDIPKRTSPAKGYELLFQPEVVRVYTSLLKESKNPSVLEASAGALQNLCAGRWTYGRYIRAVMRQEKGLPMMTELLSHGNDRVVRAMSGALRNLAIDARNRDLLGRHAIPNLVANLPGGGQSQPVRNLSEETVVSVLSTLAEVVGSSVDAAKILRSSQGIERLVLINKDGNRSDREVRGAGLVLQIVWGFKELRRTLEKDGWKKSDFVVNMNPPSNTRTNGGYEDSSTLPLIDRGGKQDRDRNMIPLNDLRSDSYATLDQRGRRNTLDDTLEPAENDIQKN, encoded by the exons atgGAGCAGTGTGAGAATGCCGCGTCTCTCCTGGCGTCCGTGCGCGAGCAGGAGATGCAGTTTGAGCGTCTGACTCGAGCTCTCGAGGAGGAGCGTAGGAGCGTGGGGCCAGCCGGCACCCTGCCCCGCCCCCTCCCCACGCTGCAG AACGGGCGTATCCCTGGTGATGCAGAGTTAGAGCGTCTCAAAATAAACGAGGGATATATCAACGGGACAcag TACAGGATGTTGGACCCAGGTCACCTTGTCGCAGAGACGGTAACAGTGGAGGAGGAACCCCAGGAGACGATACCAGTCATTTCTGTTCAAACTAGTGAAGATGGTACCACACGCCGCACTGAAACCACA gtcaAGAAAGTCACTAAGACCACAACCACTCGCACAGTTATCCCCTCAGTCtctgacacactctctctggATGGCACTGGTTCTGTCACCGGTATGAGCGGTTATAATGCCCCTATAGACCGTGTGTACAGGCAGCCAGGACACATGGACTACCCAACAGCTACAGTCCCTCGAAATTACCACTATGGGCCACCAGTGGGGTATGATGACTACCGCAGTGGCCCACCCTCTGAAACCTATGCCAGCCTCAACCGAGGAGCCCGCATGGATGATCGCTAcag ACCCGTGGATGGCTACCGAACATTGGACTCTGGCTACCGTGTCCACGGCAGGCCCCAGCAGGACCCATACGCTGCCCAACCACAGGTAGGACGCATGGGCAGTGCCATGGAAATCTCTGGCTTACAGCGATTTGTTCCAGAGCCCTATGGACTGGAGGACGACCAGAGGAGTCTGGGATATGATGAGCCGGATTATGGTATGGGGCCCTCTATGCACTACAGTACCATGCCCCGGCTAGGACATCATGCTCCGCCTCCACGCAGGACTGG atcctACGAGGGTACTCTGGATGTGGATATGAGTGGAGCAGGGGATATGTATTATTGGGGTGGCGGAGCTCCTCTGGCTCAGGGAGAAAGGGGTAGCATGGCGTCGCTGGACAGCACACTGCGTAAAGGCCCTGCCCCAACAACATGGAGGCAGCCCGAACTGCCTGAGGTCATCGCTATGCTGAACTATCGTCTGGACCCAGTCAAGAGCAATGCTGCTGCTTACCTTCAACATCTCACGTTTAAAAATGATAAG GTCAAATCAGAAGTAAGGCGCTTGAAGGGCATTCCCGCTCTGGTGTCCATGTTGGACAACCCAAAGAAGGAGGTGCATCACTCCGCCTGCGGAGCTCTGAAGAACATCTCATATGGACGAGACCCTGACAACAAAATTGCCATCAAGAACTGTGATGGAATCCCCGCTCTGGTGCGCCTGCTGAGGAAGACCAGAGATCAAGATCTGACTGATACCATCACAG GTACTCTGTGGAATCTGTCATCTCACGACTCGGTGAAGATGGAGATTGTGGACCATGCGCTCCACGCACTGTCTGATGAAGTGATGGTGCCACACTCGGGCTGGGAGAGAGGGAACgatggaggagaggagagcTGCAAGCCCCGCCACCTGGAATGGGAGACGGCTCTGACCAACACTGCTGGCTGTCTGAG GAATGTGAGCTCGGAGAGGAGCGAGGCCAGGAGGAAATTAAGAGAATGCACTGGCTTGGTTGATTCGCTCATGTACATCGTCCAATCCCAGATTAACTGTAAAGATGTGGACAACAAG TTGGTGGAGAACAGTGTGTGTCTTTTGAGGAATCTATCCTATCAGGTGCATCGAGAAGTGCCAGGTTGTGAGCGTTACCTGGAAACCGCACCTGTCAATCAAGGCCCTGCCCCTGCCAGTCATAAGGGTAGCTGTTTCAGCTCCCGCAAGGGCAAAG ACGAGTGGTTTTCCAAAG ggaaaaaagaTGATGATGGAACCACAGACTTAATTGACATTCCAAAGAGGACTTCACCAGCCAAAG GTTATGAACTGCTTTTCCAGCCAGAGGTGGTTCGAGTGTACACGTCACTGCTGAAGGAGAGCAAGAATCCTTCTGTTCTAGAGGCTTCTGCAGGAGCTCTCCAAAATCTGTGCGCAGGCCGCTGGACC TATGGACGTTATATCAGGGCAGTGATGAGACAGGAGAAAGGATTGCCCATGATGACTGAGCTTTTGAGTCACGGGAACGACCGTGTGGTCCGAGCCATGTCTGGGGCCCTGAGGAACCTGGCTATTGATGCTCGCAACCGGGACCTTCTTG GAAGGCACGCTATACCTAACCTGGTGGCGAACCTGCCGGGTGGTGGACAGAGTCAGCCTGTGCGTAACCTGTCGGAAGAGACCGTGGTTTCGGTGCTCAGCACTCTGGCTGAGGTGGTCGGCTCCAGTGTAGACGCAGCCAAGATCCTGCGCAGCTCACAGGGCATCGAGAGACTTGTGCTCATCAACAAGGATGG TAACCGTTCCGATAGGGAGGTACGTGGCGCCGGCCTGGTGCTGCAGATTGTGTGGGGATTTAAGGAACTGCGGCGCACACTGGAGAAAGACGGCTGGAAGAAATCAGACTTTGTGGTCAACATGAACCCTCCCAGCAACACGCGCACTAACGGAGGCTACGAGGACAGCAGCACCCTGCCACTCATTGACAGAG GAGGAAAgcaggacagagacagaaacatgattccactgaaTGACTTGAGATCAG ACTCCTATGCTACACTGGACCAGAGAGGACGGAGGAACACTTTGGATGACACTCTAGAACCTGCAGAGAATGATATTCAG AAAAACTGA
- the ctnnd1 gene encoding catenin delta-1 isoform X1, which yields MEQCENAASLLASVREQEMQFERLTRALEEERRSVGPAGTLPRPLPTLQNGRIPGDAELERLKINEGYINGTQYRMLDPGHLVAETVTVEEEPQETIPVISVQTSEDGTTRRTETTVKKVTKTTTTRTVIPSVSDTLSLDGTGSVTGMSGYNAPIDRVYRQPGHMDYPTATVPRNYHYGPPVGYDDYRSGPPSETYASLNRGARMDDRYRPVDGYRTLDSGYRVHGRPQQDPYAAQPQVGRMGSAMEISGLQRFVPEPYGLEDDQRSLGYDEPDYGMGPSMHYSTMPRLGHHAPPPRRTGSYEGTLDVDMSGAGDMYYWGGGAPLAQGERGSMASLDSTLRKGPAPTTWRQPELPEVIAMLNYRLDPVKSNAAAYLQHLTFKNDKVKSEVRRLKGIPALVSMLDNPKKEVHHSACGALKNISYGRDPDNKIAIKNCDGIPALVRLLRKTRDQDLTDTITGTLWNLSSHDSVKMEIVDHALHALSDEVMVPHSGWERGNDGGEESCKPRHLEWETALTNTAGCLRNVSSERSEARRKLRECTGLVDSLMYIVQSQINCKDVDNKLVENSVCLLRNLSYQVHREVPGCERYLETAPVNQGPAPASHKGSCFSSRKGKDEWFSKGKKDDDGTTDLIDIPKRTSPAKGYELLFQPEVVRVYTSLLKESKNPSVLEASAGALQNLCAGRWTYGRYIRAVMRQEKGLPMMTELLSHGNDRVVRAMSGALRNLAIDARNRDLLGRHAIPNLVANLPGGGQSQPVRNLSEETVVSVLSTLAEVVGSSVDAAKILRSSQGIERLVLINKDGNRSDREVRGAGLVLQIVWGFKELRRTLEKDGWKKSDFVVNMNPPSNTRTNGGYEDSSTLPLIDRGGKQDRDRNMIPLNDLRSDSYATLDQRGRRNTLDDTLEPAENDIQGGMYGERRGSMPLLDSYDG from the exons atgGAGCAGTGTGAGAATGCCGCGTCTCTCCTGGCGTCCGTGCGCGAGCAGGAGATGCAGTTTGAGCGTCTGACTCGAGCTCTCGAGGAGGAGCGTAGGAGCGTGGGGCCAGCCGGCACCCTGCCCCGCCCCCTCCCCACGCTGCAG AACGGGCGTATCCCTGGTGATGCAGAGTTAGAGCGTCTCAAAATAAACGAGGGATATATCAACGGGACAcag TACAGGATGTTGGACCCAGGTCACCTTGTCGCAGAGACGGTAACAGTGGAGGAGGAACCCCAGGAGACGATACCAGTCATTTCTGTTCAAACTAGTGAAGATGGTACCACACGCCGCACTGAAACCACA gtcaAGAAAGTCACTAAGACCACAACCACTCGCACAGTTATCCCCTCAGTCtctgacacactctctctggATGGCACTGGTTCTGTCACCGGTATGAGCGGTTATAATGCCCCTATAGACCGTGTGTACAGGCAGCCAGGACACATGGACTACCCAACAGCTACAGTCCCTCGAAATTACCACTATGGGCCACCAGTGGGGTATGATGACTACCGCAGTGGCCCACCCTCTGAAACCTATGCCAGCCTCAACCGAGGAGCCCGCATGGATGATCGCTAcag ACCCGTGGATGGCTACCGAACATTGGACTCTGGCTACCGTGTCCACGGCAGGCCCCAGCAGGACCCATACGCTGCCCAACCACAGGTAGGACGCATGGGCAGTGCCATGGAAATCTCTGGCTTACAGCGATTTGTTCCAGAGCCCTATGGACTGGAGGACGACCAGAGGAGTCTGGGATATGATGAGCCGGATTATGGTATGGGGCCCTCTATGCACTACAGTACCATGCCCCGGCTAGGACATCATGCTCCGCCTCCACGCAGGACTGG atcctACGAGGGTACTCTGGATGTGGATATGAGTGGAGCAGGGGATATGTATTATTGGGGTGGCGGAGCTCCTCTGGCTCAGGGAGAAAGGGGTAGCATGGCGTCGCTGGACAGCACACTGCGTAAAGGCCCTGCCCCAACAACATGGAGGCAGCCCGAACTGCCTGAGGTCATCGCTATGCTGAACTATCGTCTGGACCCAGTCAAGAGCAATGCTGCTGCTTACCTTCAACATCTCACGTTTAAAAATGATAAG GTCAAATCAGAAGTAAGGCGCTTGAAGGGCATTCCCGCTCTGGTGTCCATGTTGGACAACCCAAAGAAGGAGGTGCATCACTCCGCCTGCGGAGCTCTGAAGAACATCTCATATGGACGAGACCCTGACAACAAAATTGCCATCAAGAACTGTGATGGAATCCCCGCTCTGGTGCGCCTGCTGAGGAAGACCAGAGATCAAGATCTGACTGATACCATCACAG GTACTCTGTGGAATCTGTCATCTCACGACTCGGTGAAGATGGAGATTGTGGACCATGCGCTCCACGCACTGTCTGATGAAGTGATGGTGCCACACTCGGGCTGGGAGAGAGGGAACgatggaggagaggagagcTGCAAGCCCCGCCACCTGGAATGGGAGACGGCTCTGACCAACACTGCTGGCTGTCTGAG GAATGTGAGCTCGGAGAGGAGCGAGGCCAGGAGGAAATTAAGAGAATGCACTGGCTTGGTTGATTCGCTCATGTACATCGTCCAATCCCAGATTAACTGTAAAGATGTGGACAACAAG TTGGTGGAGAACAGTGTGTGTCTTTTGAGGAATCTATCCTATCAGGTGCATCGAGAAGTGCCAGGTTGTGAGCGTTACCTGGAAACCGCACCTGTCAATCAAGGCCCTGCCCCTGCCAGTCATAAGGGTAGCTGTTTCAGCTCCCGCAAGGGCAAAG ACGAGTGGTTTTCCAAAG ggaaaaaagaTGATGATGGAACCACAGACTTAATTGACATTCCAAAGAGGACTTCACCAGCCAAAG GTTATGAACTGCTTTTCCAGCCAGAGGTGGTTCGAGTGTACACGTCACTGCTGAAGGAGAGCAAGAATCCTTCTGTTCTAGAGGCTTCTGCAGGAGCTCTCCAAAATCTGTGCGCAGGCCGCTGGACC TATGGACGTTATATCAGGGCAGTGATGAGACAGGAGAAAGGATTGCCCATGATGACTGAGCTTTTGAGTCACGGGAACGACCGTGTGGTCCGAGCCATGTCTGGGGCCCTGAGGAACCTGGCTATTGATGCTCGCAACCGGGACCTTCTTG GAAGGCACGCTATACCTAACCTGGTGGCGAACCTGCCGGGTGGTGGACAGAGTCAGCCTGTGCGTAACCTGTCGGAAGAGACCGTGGTTTCGGTGCTCAGCACTCTGGCTGAGGTGGTCGGCTCCAGTGTAGACGCAGCCAAGATCCTGCGCAGCTCACAGGGCATCGAGAGACTTGTGCTCATCAACAAGGATGG TAACCGTTCCGATAGGGAGGTACGTGGCGCCGGCCTGGTGCTGCAGATTGTGTGGGGATTTAAGGAACTGCGGCGCACACTGGAGAAAGACGGCTGGAAGAAATCAGACTTTGTGGTCAACATGAACCCTCCCAGCAACACGCGCACTAACGGAGGCTACGAGGACAGCAGCACCCTGCCACTCATTGACAGAG GAGGAAAgcaggacagagacagaaacatgattccactgaaTGACTTGAGATCAG ACTCCTATGCTACACTGGACCAGAGAGGACGGAGGAACACTTTGGATGACACTCTAGAACCTGCAGAGAATGATATTCAG GGAGGGATGTATGGGGAGAGGCGGGGCTCCATGCCCTTGTTGGACTCTTACGACGGTTAG